A single genomic interval of Tsukamurella paurometabola harbors:
- a CDS encoding class I SAM-dependent methyltransferase: protein MTRSTEHLPKLSLAEIIEKVAGGKLAIRVKAYDGSSAGPDDAPYGLDLLTPRGTTYLATAPGDMGLARAYIAGDLELTGAPPGDPYEALRALSDDLKFAKPGPKLIAQIARSVGAEHMIPIAPPPQEAVPRWRRIAEGLRHSRSRDADAIHHHYDVSNRFYELVLGPSMTYTCACYPDAGASLEEAQENKYRLVFEKLRLKPGDRLLDVGCGWGGMVRYAARRGVHAIGATLSKEQAEWAQAAIEAEGLGEFAEVRYSDYRDVPEGDFDAISSIGLTEHIGVHNYPSYFTSLRDKLKTGGLLLNHTITRHDNKLSGKGGQFIDRYVFPDGELTGSGRVIAAIQDIGGMEVRHEENLREHYALTLAAWCRNLVDNWDEAVAEVGLGTARVWGLYMAGSRLGFERNVVQLHQVLAVKLDAKGGAGDLPLRPWWDA, encoded by the coding sequence TTGACGCGGTCCACTGAGCATCTCCCCAAGCTCAGCCTCGCCGAGATCATCGAGAAGGTGGCGGGCGGCAAGCTCGCCATCCGGGTGAAGGCCTACGACGGATCGTCGGCCGGCCCGGACGACGCGCCGTACGGCCTCGACCTGCTCACCCCGCGCGGAACCACCTACCTCGCAACGGCACCCGGCGACATGGGGCTCGCCCGCGCCTACATCGCCGGCGACCTGGAGCTCACCGGCGCACCTCCGGGCGACCCCTACGAGGCGCTCCGGGCGCTGTCCGACGACCTGAAGTTCGCCAAGCCGGGCCCCAAGCTGATCGCGCAGATCGCACGATCGGTCGGGGCCGAGCACATGATCCCGATCGCGCCTCCACCCCAGGAGGCCGTGCCGCGCTGGCGGCGGATCGCCGAGGGCCTGCGCCACAGCCGCTCCCGCGACGCCGATGCGATCCACCACCACTACGACGTCTCCAACCGGTTCTACGAGCTCGTTCTCGGACCGTCGATGACGTACACCTGCGCCTGCTATCCCGATGCGGGCGCTTCGCTCGAGGAGGCGCAGGAGAACAAGTACCGCTTGGTCTTCGAGAAGCTGCGCCTCAAGCCGGGCGACCGACTGCTGGACGTGGGCTGCGGGTGGGGCGGCATGGTGCGGTACGCCGCCCGCCGCGGGGTGCACGCCATCGGCGCGACACTGTCCAAGGAACAGGCGGAATGGGCGCAAGCCGCGATCGAGGCGGAGGGCCTCGGCGAGTTCGCCGAGGTGCGCTACAGCGACTACCGCGACGTGCCCGAGGGCGACTTCGACGCGATCAGCTCAATCGGGCTCACCGAGCACATCGGCGTGCACAACTACCCCTCGTACTTCACGTCCTTGCGCGACAAGCTCAAGACCGGTGGGCTGCTGCTCAATCACACGATCACCCGGCACGACAACAAGCTGTCGGGCAAGGGCGGCCAGTTCATCGACCGGTACGTGTTCCCCGACGGCGAGCTCACCGGCTCGGGCCGCGTGATCGCCGCGATCCAGGACATCGGCGGGATGGAGGTGCGGCACGAGGAGAATCTCCGCGAGCACTACGCCCTCACGCTCGCCGCATGGTGCCGCAACCTGGTCGACAACTGGGACGAGGCCGTCGCCGAGGTCGGATTGGGCACCGCCCGCGTGTGGGGCCTCTACATGGCCGGCTCCCGACTGGGCTTCGAGCGCAACGTGGTTCAGCTGCACCAGGTGCTCGCGGTGAAGCTGGACGCCAAGGGCGGGGCGGGCGACCTACCGCTGCGCCCCTGGTGGGACGCCTAG
- a CDS encoding FAD-binding oxidoreductase, whose protein sequence is MIVSARNATPARTPSPVPIAGEAAYQEGLARLRDSYRAIPPNARVRLAKKTSNLFRARAATDAPGLDVSGLTSVVSVDPETRTADVGGMCTYEDLVAATLPFGLAPTVVPQLKTITLGGAVTGMGIESSSFRAGLPHEAVLSMDILTGSGEVVTAAPGGPHADLFFGFPNSYGTLGYSTRLTIELEPVARYVELRHIRFHTLDELQETMSRIVDTRDHDGEPVDYLDGVVFSATESYLVLGRKTDEPGPLSDYTGREIYYRSIQHADGVQRDRLTTHDYLWRWDTDWFWCSRAFGAQNPKVRRLWPKQLLRSSFYWKLVALDRRWDIGDKLAARKGEPPGERVVQDIEVHIDETVEFLEWFLDEIPIEPIWLCPLRLRDPLPPGADPDRPWPLYPLEPRETYVNIGFWSAVPKQPGQIEGRANRLIEKKVSELGGHKSLYSEAFYERAEFDELYGGIHLEKYKSRYDPEDRLLGLYDKTVRRQ, encoded by the coding sequence ATGATCGTGAGTGCTCGCAACGCAACGCCGGCGCGGACCCCGTCGCCGGTCCCGATCGCAGGCGAAGCCGCCTACCAGGAGGGCCTCGCGAGGCTGCGCGACAGCTACCGCGCCATCCCCCCGAACGCGCGGGTCCGCCTGGCCAAGAAGACCTCGAACCTGTTCCGCGCCCGTGCGGCCACCGACGCCCCGGGGCTCGACGTCTCGGGGCTCACCTCGGTCGTCTCCGTCGACCCCGAGACCCGCACGGCGGACGTGGGCGGCATGTGCACCTACGAGGACCTCGTGGCCGCGACGCTGCCGTTCGGTCTCGCCCCGACGGTCGTGCCGCAGCTGAAGACCATCACCCTCGGCGGCGCGGTGACCGGCATGGGCATCGAATCCAGCTCGTTCCGGGCCGGCCTGCCGCACGAGGCCGTGCTGTCGATGGACATCCTCACCGGCAGCGGCGAGGTGGTCACCGCCGCACCCGGCGGCCCGCACGCCGACCTCTTCTTCGGCTTCCCCAACTCGTACGGCACGCTGGGCTACTCGACCCGGCTCACCATCGAGCTGGAGCCGGTGGCGCGGTACGTCGAGCTGCGGCACATCCGCTTCCACACCCTCGACGAGCTGCAGGAGACGATGTCGCGCATCGTCGACACCCGCGACCACGACGGTGAGCCCGTCGACTACCTCGACGGGGTCGTGTTCTCCGCCACGGAGTCGTATCTCGTCCTCGGCCGCAAGACCGACGAGCCCGGACCGCTGAGCGACTACACCGGCCGGGAGATCTACTACCGCTCGATCCAGCACGCCGACGGTGTGCAGCGCGACAGACTCACCACGCACGACTACCTGTGGCGGTGGGACACGGACTGGTTCTGGTGCTCGCGCGCGTTCGGCGCACAGAACCCGAAGGTGCGACGCCTGTGGCCGAAGCAGCTGCTGCGCAGCAGCTTCTATTGGAAACTGGTGGCGCTCGACCGGCGATGGGACATCGGCGACAAGCTGGCCGCGCGCAAGGGCGAGCCGCCCGGCGAGCGCGTGGTGCAGGACATCGAGGTGCACATCGACGAGACCGTCGAATTCCTCGAATGGTTCCTGGACGAGATCCCCATCGAGCCGATCTGGCTGTGCCCGTTGCGGTTGCGCGATCCGCTGCCGCCCGGAGCCGATCCGGACCGCCCGTGGCCGCTGTATCCGCTGGAACCCCGCGAGACCTACGTGAACATCGGTTTCTGGTCCGCGGTCCCGAAGCAACCCGGCCAGATCGAGGGCCGGGCGAACCGCCTGATCGAGAAGAAGGTGTCGGAGCTGGGTGGACACAAGTCCCTGTACTCCGAGGCCTTCTACGAGCGCGCCGAGTTCGACGAGCTCTACGGCGGAATCCACTTGGAGAAGTACAAGTCCCGCTACGACCCGGAGGATCGTCTGCTGGGGCTGTACGACAAGACAGTCAGGAGGCAGTGA
- a CDS encoding SRPBCC family protein — protein MAQVTATQSIAIAAAPEKVLAAIADYTRRAEILPPNYREYRVVEGGQGSGTVAEWVLQATEKRSRNVRATVTVDGATVTETDANSSMVTTYRAVAADSAGDATTVTITTTWQGAGGIGGFFEKTFAPKGLGRIYRELLTNLKVQVESNG, from the coding sequence TTGGCCCAGGTAACCGCCACTCAGTCCATCGCCATCGCCGCCGCGCCCGAGAAGGTCCTGGCCGCGATCGCCGACTACACCCGTCGCGCCGAGATTCTGCCTCCGAACTACCGCGAGTACCGCGTCGTGGAGGGCGGGCAGGGCTCCGGCACCGTCGCGGAGTGGGTCCTGCAGGCTACGGAGAAGCGCTCGCGGAACGTGCGGGCCACCGTCACCGTCGACGGCGCCACCGTGACCGAGACCGACGCGAACAGCTCGATGGTCACCACCTACCGCGCCGTCGCCGCGGACAGCGCCGGCGACGCGACCACCGTCACCATCACCACCACGTGGCAGGGCGCCGGCGGCATCGGCGGCTTCTTCGAGAAGACCTTCGCGCCCAAGGGCCTCGGCCGCATCTATCGCGAGCTGCTGACCAACCTCAAGGTGCAGGTGGAGTCCAACGGCTAG
- a CDS encoding pseudouridine synthase, whose translation MPLRDGVDPTRLVIAEEEAGRTLGEVLEARFPGTAEYVARESAAGCVLGSDGAPLGPGSVLAARQAVWMYRELPDEIDVPFAMPVLYEDERIVVVDKPHFLATMPRGARVVQSALVRLRRELDEPQLSPAHRLDRLTAGVLLFTRDPAVRGAYQQLFATGGARKEYAALAPVDPGLELPTVVESRIEKTPGIMRAYEVAGPVNARSRVELEAEVPDGRGGIVGRYRLRPETGKTHQLRLHMSGLGVPILGDPLYPEPREFVDGDFSDPLRLLARRLAFTDPIGGTEREFVSSRALSAGEFAVQHEPPKADSASEGN comes from the coding sequence CTGCCGCTGCGTGACGGGGTCGACCCGACCCGGCTCGTCATCGCCGAGGAGGAGGCCGGCCGCACTCTCGGTGAGGTTCTCGAGGCCAGGTTCCCCGGCACCGCGGAGTACGTGGCCCGGGAGAGCGCGGCCGGGTGCGTCCTCGGCTCCGACGGTGCGCCGCTCGGGCCCGGATCGGTCCTCGCCGCCAGGCAGGCGGTGTGGATGTACCGCGAGCTGCCGGACGAGATCGACGTGCCGTTCGCGATGCCGGTGCTCTACGAGGACGAGCGGATCGTCGTCGTGGACAAACCGCACTTCCTCGCGACGATGCCGCGCGGGGCCCGGGTCGTGCAGAGCGCCCTGGTGCGCCTGCGTCGCGAACTCGACGAGCCGCAGCTCTCGCCCGCGCACCGGCTCGACCGGCTCACCGCCGGCGTGCTGCTGTTCACCCGCGACCCGGCGGTGCGCGGCGCCTATCAGCAGTTGTTCGCCACCGGCGGGGCGCGCAAGGAGTACGCGGCGCTGGCGCCGGTGGATCCTGGCCTGGAGTTGCCGACGGTCGTGGAGTCGCGCATCGAGAAGACGCCGGGCATCATGCGCGCCTACGAGGTGGCCGGTCCGGTCAACGCGCGCAGCCGCGTCGAGCTGGAGGCCGAGGTGCCCGACGGTCGGGGCGGCATCGTCGGGCGGTACCGACTGCGCCCGGAGACGGGTAAGACGCATCAGCTCCGGCTGCACATGTCCGGGCTGGGGGTGCCGATCCTCGGCGACCCGCTGTACCCGGAGCCGCGGGAGTTCGTGGACGGCGACTTCTCCGACCCGCTGCGCCTGCTGGCGCGCCGGTTGGCCTTCACGGACCCGATCGGCGGAACCGAGCGGGAGTTCGTGAGCTCGCGTGCACTCAGCGCCGGGGAATTCGCAGTGCAGCACGAACCTCCGAAGGCGGATTCGGCTTCGGAGGGCAACTGA
- a CDS encoding Rv3717 family N-acetylmuramoyl-L-alanine amidase: MKNRCSALLAAGVLPALVVSGCTIGDAGQQRNAAAPSSLSPAGPALVNNAAPLGAGSLAGKKIFVDPGHNGANDASITKQVPTGRGGTKPCQTTGTTSVNGVPEHTFNYAVAYKLYQSLTAAGAQVMLSRNDDTSVASCIDARAAAANSWGADAAVSIHADGSAPGNRGFHVNLSSPPLNPAQQTASPAYAAKVRDALVAGGFTPASYIGSGGLYPRSDLAGLNLATVPSVLVEAGNLRDATEARVLESADGQQRLADAIAAGISAYLGSPTTR, encoded by the coding sequence GTGAAGAACCGCTGTTCCGCCCTCCTCGCCGCGGGCGTGCTCCCCGCACTGGTCGTCTCCGGCTGCACCATCGGTGACGCCGGACAGCAGCGGAACGCGGCCGCACCCTCCAGCCTATCGCCCGCCGGGCCCGCCCTCGTGAACAACGCGGCCCCGCTCGGCGCGGGCTCCCTCGCGGGCAAGAAGATCTTCGTCGATCCCGGCCACAACGGCGCGAACGACGCGTCGATCACCAAGCAGGTCCCGACGGGCCGCGGCGGCACCAAGCCGTGCCAGACCACCGGGACGACCAGCGTGAACGGCGTTCCCGAGCACACGTTCAACTACGCCGTGGCGTACAAGCTCTACCAGTCGCTGACCGCCGCGGGCGCGCAGGTGATGCTCTCGCGCAACGACGACACCTCGGTCGCGTCGTGCATCGACGCCCGCGCGGCCGCCGCGAATTCCTGGGGCGCCGACGCCGCGGTGAGCATCCACGCCGACGGTTCCGCCCCCGGTAACCGAGGGTTTCACGTGAATCTCTCCTCGCCGCCCCTCAACCCGGCGCAGCAGACCGCGAGCCCCGCGTACGCCGCGAAGGTGCGCGACGCGCTGGTCGCGGGCGGCTTCACGCCGGCCTCGTACATCGGCTCCGGCGGCCTCTACCCGCGCTCCGATCTCGCCGGGCTGAACCTCGCGACGGTGCCGTCGGTACTGGTCGAGGCGGGCAACCTCCGCGACGCGACCGAGGCGAGGGTGCTCGAATCCGCCGACGGCCAGCAGCGGCTCGCCGACGCGATCGCCGCCGGCATCAGCGCGTACCTGGGCTCGCCCACGACGCGGTAG
- a CDS encoding YbaB/EbfC family nucleoid-associated protein — protein MEDLMAQVGAMQQQLMAAQQELAVTTVDGEAGGGLVKVTGTGDGQVKSVTIDPKVVDPEDVETLQDLVLGALANLAENTAAVAQQKMGPLAGGLPF, from the coding sequence ATGGAAGACCTGATGGCCCAGGTCGGCGCGATGCAGCAGCAGCTCATGGCGGCCCAGCAGGAACTCGCGGTCACGACGGTCGACGGCGAGGCCGGCGGCGGCCTCGTCAAGGTCACCGGCACCGGCGACGGTCAGGTGAAGTCCGTGACCATCGACCCCAAGGTGGTCGACCCCGAGGACGTCGAGACCCTGCAGGACCTGGTCCTGGGCGCCCTGGCGAACCTCGCGGAGAACACCGCCGCCGTCGCGCAGCAGAAGATGGGTCCGCTGGCCGGCGGGCTGCCCTTCTGA
- the recR gene encoding recombination mediator RecR, which produces MYEGPVQELIDELAKLPGVGPRGAQRIAFHLLGVQPTDIDRLTNALTRVRNDVRYCEVCGNVSAEARCRICSDPRRDASKICVVEEAKDVQAVERTREYRGLYHVLGGALNPIKSVGPDKLRIRELLVRLGTSVDGVDVDEVIIATDPNTEGEATAAFLVRMLKDFPGLTVTRPAAGLPMGAELEFADELTLGRAMSGRRSLAEPPRVLEEFPPAGG; this is translated from the coding sequence GTGTACGAAGGACCCGTTCAGGAGCTGATCGACGAGTTGGCGAAGCTCCCGGGGGTGGGGCCGCGCGGCGCCCAGCGCATCGCCTTCCACCTCCTCGGGGTGCAGCCCACCGACATCGATCGGCTCACGAACGCGCTCACCCGCGTGCGCAACGACGTGCGCTACTGCGAGGTGTGCGGCAACGTCTCCGCGGAGGCGCGCTGCCGGATCTGCTCCGATCCGCGGCGCGACGCCTCCAAGATCTGCGTGGTCGAGGAGGCGAAGGACGTCCAGGCCGTCGAGCGCACGCGCGAGTACCGCGGTCTCTACCACGTCCTCGGGGGCGCACTGAATCCCATCAAGTCCGTCGGCCCGGACAAGCTGAGGATCCGTGAGCTGCTCGTCCGCCTCGGCACATCGGTCGACGGGGTCGACGTCGATGAGGTGATCATCGCGACCGATCCGAACACCGAGGGCGAGGCCACCGCCGCGTTCCTCGTGCGGATGCTCAAGGACTTCCCCGGCCTGACGGTGACCCGCCCCGCCGCGGGCCTGCCGATGGGCGCCGAGCTCGAGTTCGCCGACGAGCTCACTCTCGGCCGCGCGATGAGCGGCCGTCGCTCGCTGGCCGAGCCGCCCCGGGTGCTCGAGGAGTTCCCGCCCGCGGGCGGGTGA
- a CDS encoding uridine kinase family protein has product MEAPELLARLGGPEGIVAIDGPSGAGKSTYAQHLVGDLRADGARVALVRTDHYATWDDPVSWWPRLVAEVVDPLVRGRDAFYRPLVWRDGVPTPGEELRVPRASLIVIEGVSSARRSFFDRLSLGLWLDGGTAEQRLERAVARDGEESRAELVRWQEFERGWFAVDGTRERCTVVEPRGVDA; this is encoded by the coding sequence ATGGAGGCACCCGAACTGCTGGCCCGGCTGGGCGGGCCCGAAGGCATCGTCGCTATCGACGGGCCGTCCGGGGCCGGCAAGTCCACGTACGCGCAACACCTCGTCGGCGATCTCCGGGCCGACGGTGCTCGCGTCGCCCTGGTCCGCACGGACCACTACGCCACCTGGGACGATCCGGTCTCGTGGTGGCCGCGTCTCGTCGCCGAGGTGGTCGATCCCCTGGTACGCGGGCGCGACGCCTTCTACCGCCCCCTGGTCTGGCGCGACGGCGTGCCGACCCCGGGGGAGGAGCTGCGCGTCCCGCGGGCCTCGCTCATCGTGATCGAGGGCGTCTCCAGCGCACGCCGCTCGTTCTTCGACCGTCTATCCCTGGGGCTCTGGCTCGACGGTGGCACCGCGGAGCAGCGGCTCGAGCGGGCCGTCGCCCGCGACGGTGAGGAATCGCGGGCCGAGCTCGTGCGGTGGCAGGAGTTCGAGCGCGGGTGGTTCGCGGTCGACGGTACGCGCGAGCGCTGCACCGTCGTCGAACCCCGGGGCGTCGACGCCTAG
- a CDS encoding DinB family protein, with translation MDARTGEDGMKADLQHYLDQARDALLWKLEGLREYDLRRPLTPTGTNLLGLVKHCAMVDSGYLGGCFGMPFTHPYLPDPEAPDYAPDDDLWVRADEPTAAIVDLFTRSRAHATATLAGLPLTATGSVPWWGERGRSVTLHRLAMHTFYDLDRHAGQADILREAIDGAAGLQAGNSNLPDGVDRTAHRAKVEAAARAAE, from the coding sequence ATGGACGCGCGGACCGGCGAGGACGGCATGAAGGCCGACCTCCAGCACTACCTGGATCAGGCGCGTGACGCGCTGCTGTGGAAACTCGAGGGCCTCCGCGAGTACGACCTGCGGCGCCCGCTCACGCCCACGGGCACCAACCTCCTCGGTCTGGTCAAACACTGCGCGATGGTGGACTCCGGCTACCTCGGTGGCTGCTTCGGCATGCCGTTCACCCATCCGTACCTCCCGGATCCGGAGGCGCCCGACTACGCCCCGGACGACGACCTGTGGGTACGCGCCGACGAGCCGACCGCAGCGATCGTCGACCTGTTCACCCGGTCCCGCGCGCACGCCACGGCGACCCTCGCCGGACTCCCGCTCACGGCGACGGGCTCCGTGCCGTGGTGGGGCGAGCGTGGCAGGTCGGTCACCCTGCACCGGCTGGCGATGCACACCTTCTACGACCTCGACCGGCACGCAGGCCAGGCCGACATCCTCCGCGAGGCGATCGACGGTGCCGCGGGGTTGCAGGCCGGCAACAGCAACCTCCCCGACGGCGTCGATCGGACCGCGCACCGCGCGAAGGTCGAGGCCGCCGCTCGCGCCGCGGAATAG
- a CDS encoding SRPBCC family protein, whose protein sequence is MRLRDHPTIEVSRRLACPPEVAWRLVTDITLPTRAAGELQRVEWLDGATGVAVGARFRGHNADPEIGEWFTEPEITEVEDGRRWVWRVGPAEDPLATWGFEVEPAEGGSLVRQWARAGTGTSSLSEYIVQHPEQEARIIDFRLGLWRDYMAANLDLIAREAG, encoded by the coding sequence ATGCGCCTGCGCGACCATCCGACCATCGAGGTCTCCCGGAGACTCGCCTGTCCGCCCGAGGTGGCGTGGCGTCTCGTCACCGACATCACGCTCCCCACGCGGGCGGCGGGGGAATTGCAGCGCGTCGAATGGCTCGACGGCGCGACGGGCGTTGCGGTGGGTGCGCGGTTCCGCGGCCACAACGCGGATCCGGAGATCGGCGAGTGGTTCACCGAGCCCGAGATCACGGAGGTCGAGGACGGCCGGCGGTGGGTCTGGCGGGTCGGCCCCGCCGAGGATCCTCTGGCCACCTGGGGGTTCGAGGTCGAACCCGCCGAGGGCGGCTCGCTGGTCCGGCAGTGGGCGCGCGCGGGAACGGGAACGTCGTCGCTCAGCGAGTACATCGTGCAGCACCCGGAACAGGAGGCGCGGATCATCGACTTCCGCCTCGGCCTCTGGCGCGATTACATGGCGGCCAACCTCGACCTCATCGCCCGCGAGGCGGGCTGA
- a CDS encoding methylated-DNA--[protein]-cysteine S-methyltransferase — translation MTVGYALFETAVGRCGIAWGADGAVAAVQLPEATDAETAERVAGGAQVAEPPAGVAGVVAAIQALVDGTNLDDDLAWVPLDMQGLTDFQRAVYDVARRIPPGSTRTYGEIATELGLPGSARAVGRALGENPFPPVVPCHRVTAANGRTGGFSAGGGVETKMRLLATEQAVLGLW, via the coding sequence GTGACCGTCGGGTACGCCCTGTTCGAGACCGCCGTCGGGCGGTGCGGGATCGCCTGGGGCGCCGACGGTGCCGTCGCCGCGGTCCAACTGCCGGAGGCCACCGATGCGGAGACCGCCGAACGCGTGGCGGGCGGTGCGCAGGTCGCCGAGCCGCCGGCGGGTGTCGCAGGAGTGGTCGCCGCGATCCAGGCGCTGGTCGACGGAACGAACCTCGACGACGATCTCGCCTGGGTGCCGCTGGACATGCAGGGACTCACCGACTTCCAGCGCGCCGTCTACGACGTCGCGCGCCGGATCCCGCCCGGCTCCACTCGAACCTACGGCGAGATCGCCACGGAGTTGGGCCTTCCCGGCTCCGCCCGCGCCGTCGGTCGGGCGTTGGGCGAGAACCCCTTCCCTCCCGTCGTGCCCTGCCACCGCGTCACCGCGGCGAACGGCCGCACCGGCGGCTTCTCCGCCGGCGGCGGTGTGGAGACCAAGATGCGCCTCCTCGCGACGGAGCAGGCGGTTCTGGGGCTCTGGTGA
- a CDS encoding type II toxin-antitoxin system VapC family toxin yields the protein MDTSALTKLIIAEQESDALTVWVAEQAEAHETLTTSDVGRIELMRTAARRDDDEIFDHARYVANWINGASVTEEIVAGAEHIGPPSLRSLDAIHLASAVSIRELVSAFVSYDKRLLDAARAEGLPVVSPGAA from the coding sequence ATGGACACCTCGGCGTTGACCAAACTCATCATCGCCGAGCAGGAATCGGACGCGCTCACGGTCTGGGTTGCAGAGCAGGCCGAAGCGCACGAAACGTTGACGACCAGCGACGTCGGCCGCATCGAGCTGATGCGCACGGCTGCGCGCCGCGACGACGACGAGATTTTCGACCACGCCAGATATGTCGCGAACTGGATCAACGGCGCCTCAGTGACTGAGGAGATCGTTGCCGGAGCCGAACACATCGGACCACCGAGTCTGCGATCGCTCGACGCGATTCATCTGGCGTCGGCCGTGAGCATCCGCGAGCTGGTCAGTGCGTTCGTCAGCTACGACAAGCGACTGCTCGATGCCGCACGAGCGGAAGGGCTGCCGGTCGTGTCACCGGGCGCGGCGTAG
- a CDS encoding type II toxin-antitoxin system Phd/YefM family antitoxin, producing MEQIGVRELRQHASKYLARVEAGEEIEVTNHGRLVARLVPVNEKERQFRELVAAGKIKPAKHPFDLEKLVAMRRPLKPGEKSLTQILLEMREE from the coding sequence ATGGAGCAGATCGGGGTCCGGGAGCTGCGGCAACACGCGTCGAAGTACCTCGCCCGCGTGGAGGCGGGCGAGGAGATCGAGGTGACCAACCATGGAAGGCTCGTCGCCCGGCTGGTCCCGGTCAACGAGAAGGAACGTCAGTTCCGCGAGTTGGTCGCGGCGGGCAAGATCAAGCCCGCCAAGCACCCGTTCGATCTCGAGAAGCTCGTCGCGATGCGGAGGCCACTGAAGCCTGGTGAAAAGTCATTGACTCAGATCCTGCTGGAGATGCGGGAAGAATGA
- a CDS encoding type 1 glutamine amidotransferase, producing MTESTLVIGLVLPDVMGTYGDGGNALVLRQRARLRGIDAEVLPITLADPVPATCDIYTLGGAEDYAQRLATRHLTQYPGMQEAAGRGAPVLAICAAIQVLGHWYETSEGERVDGISLFDLTTTPQATRSIGEIEGVPLIDGLTQPLTGFENHRGGSALGPDAAPLQRVVRGTGNGAGAAVDGVVQGSVLGTYMHGPALARNPELADYLLARATGRSLEPLDLPDVELLRRERLRK from the coding sequence ATCACCGAATCGACCCTGGTCATCGGGCTCGTGCTGCCCGACGTGATGGGCACCTACGGCGACGGCGGCAACGCCCTCGTGCTGCGCCAGCGCGCGCGGCTCCGGGGCATCGACGCCGAGGTCCTGCCGATCACGCTGGCCGATCCGGTGCCCGCGACCTGCGACATCTACACCCTGGGCGGCGCGGAGGACTACGCGCAGCGCCTCGCGACCCGGCACCTCACCCAGTACCCGGGCATGCAGGAGGCCGCCGGTCGCGGCGCTCCCGTGCTGGCGATCTGCGCCGCGATCCAGGTGCTCGGCCACTGGTACGAGACCTCCGAGGGCGAGCGCGTGGACGGCATCTCGCTGTTCGACCTCACCACCACCCCTCAGGCGACCCGCTCGATCGGCGAGATCGAGGGCGTGCCGCTGATCGACGGGCTCACCCAGCCGCTCACCGGATTCGAGAACCACCGCGGCGGTTCGGCTCTCGGCCCGGACGCCGCGCCGCTGCAGCGCGTGGTCCGGGGCACCGGCAACGGCGCGGGTGCCGCGGTCGACGGTGTCGTCCAGGGCAGCGTGCTCGGCACGTACATGCACGGCCCCGCGCTCGCCCGGAACCCGGAGTTGGCCGACTACCTCCTCGCCCGCGCGACCGGGCGCTCGCTCGAGCCGCTGGACCTGCCGGACGTCGAGCTGTTGCGGCGCGAGCGCCTGCGGAAGTAG